The following proteins come from a genomic window of Enterobacter chengduensis:
- the ydiJ gene encoding D-2-hydroxyglutarate dehydrogenase YdiJ, with product MIPQISQAPGVVQLVLNFLQALEQQGFTGDTATKYADRLTMATDNSIYQLLPDAVVFPRSTADVALIARLATQERFASLVFTPRGGGTGTNGQALNQGIIVDMSRYMNRIIEINPEEGWVRVEAGVIKDRLNQYLKPYGYFFAPELSTSNRATLGGMINTDASGQGSLVYGKTSDHVLGVRAVLLGGDILDTQPMPVELAETLGKDNTSIGRIYRTVLERCRDNRQLILDKFPKLNRFLTGYDLRHVFNDDLTQFDLTRVLTGSEGTLAFITEARLDITRLPKVRRLVNVKYDSFDSALRNAPFMVEAKALSVETVDSKVLNLAREDIVWHSVSDLITDVPDKEMLGLNIVEFAGDDGELIESQVATLCQRLDELIAQGEGGVIGWQLCNDLAGIERIYAMRKKAVGLLGNAKGAAKPIPFAEDTCVPPEHLADYIVEFRALLDSHGLSYGMFGHVDAGVLHVRPALDMCDPQQEILMKQISDDVVALTAKYGGLLWGEHGKGFRAEYSPAFFGERLYAELRKVKAAFDPHNRLNPGKICPPEGVDAPMLQVDAVKRGTYDRQIPIAVRSSWRGAMECNGNGLCFNFDVKSPMCPSMKITSNRIHSPKGRATLVREWLRLLADRGVDPLRLEQQLPEKRASLRGLIERTRNSWHANKGEYDFSHEVKEAMSGCLACKACSTQCPIKIDVPEFRSRFLQLYHTRYLRPVRDHLVATVESYAPLMARAPKTFNFFINQPLVRKLSEKHIGMVDLPLLSVPSLQRQLVGHRSANMTLEQLEALTPEQKAKVVLVVQDPFTSYYDAQVVADFIRLSEKLGYQPVVLPFSPNGKAQHIKGFLTRFAKTAQKTADFLNRVAQLGIPMVGVDPALVLCYRDEYKQTLGDRRGDFHVMLVHEWLPTALEDKAVQDVSGEPWYLFGHCTEVTALPGAPAQWASVFARFGAKLESVSVGCCGMAGTYGHEVKNHASSLGIYELSWHQAMQRLPRNRCLATGYSCRSQVKRVEGNGVRHPLQALLEIIG from the coding sequence ATGATCCCACAGATTTCTCAGGCACCTGGCGTCGTTCAGCTGGTGCTTAATTTTTTGCAGGCACTGGAGCAACAGGGTTTTACAGGTGATACCGCCACGAAATATGCCGACAGGCTGACGATGGCCACCGACAACAGTATTTACCAGCTTCTTCCCGATGCCGTGGTTTTCCCTCGCTCAACGGCCGACGTGGCGCTCATCGCCCGGCTGGCCACGCAGGAGCGCTTTGCCTCGCTGGTCTTTACGCCGCGCGGCGGCGGCACCGGGACCAACGGTCAGGCGCTGAACCAGGGCATTATTGTTGATATGTCGCGCTACATGAACCGCATCATTGAGATCAATCCTGAAGAGGGGTGGGTGCGGGTCGAAGCGGGCGTCATCAAAGATCGGCTTAACCAGTACCTTAAGCCTTACGGCTACTTTTTTGCCCCGGAGCTTTCTACCAGTAACCGCGCGACCCTGGGCGGGATGATCAACACCGATGCCTCCGGCCAGGGCTCGCTGGTCTACGGCAAAACCTCCGATCACGTGCTGGGCGTGCGTGCGGTGCTGCTGGGCGGCGATATCCTCGATACCCAGCCGATGCCGGTTGAACTGGCGGAAACGCTGGGCAAAGATAACACGTCCATTGGGCGTATCTATCGTACCGTGCTGGAACGCTGCCGCGACAACCGCCAGCTTATTCTTGATAAATTCCCCAAGCTGAACCGCTTCCTGACCGGGTACGACCTGCGTCACGTCTTTAACGACGACCTGACCCAGTTTGATTTAACCCGCGTACTGACCGGCTCCGAAGGGACGCTGGCGTTTATCACCGAGGCGCGGCTGGATATCACCCGCCTGCCGAAGGTGCGTCGTCTGGTGAACGTCAAATATGACTCCTTCGACTCCGCGCTGCGCAATGCGCCGTTTATGGTGGAAGCGAAAGCGCTGTCGGTTGAGACGGTCGATTCCAAAGTGCTCAACCTGGCCCGGGAAGATATTGTCTGGCATTCCGTTAGCGATCTCATTACCGACGTGCCGGATAAAGAGATGCTCGGCCTCAATATCGTGGAATTTGCCGGCGATGATGGGGAGCTGATAGAGAGCCAGGTCGCCACGCTCTGCCAGCGGCTGGATGAGCTGATTGCGCAGGGCGAAGGCGGCGTGATCGGCTGGCAGCTCTGTAACGATCTGGCCGGGATCGAGCGTATCTACGCCATGCGCAAAAAAGCCGTCGGCCTGCTCGGGAATGCGAAAGGCGCAGCGAAGCCAATTCCCTTTGCCGAAGACACCTGCGTGCCTCCTGAGCATCTGGCGGATTATATCGTTGAGTTTCGCGCCCTGCTGGACAGCCACGGACTGAGCTACGGCATGTTCGGCCACGTCGATGCCGGGGTGCTGCACGTGCGTCCGGCGCTGGACATGTGCGACCCGCAGCAGGAGATCCTGATGAAGCAGATCTCCGACGACGTGGTGGCCTTAACCGCCAAATACGGCGGCCTGCTGTGGGGCGAGCACGGGAAAGGGTTCCGCGCGGAATACAGCCCGGCCTTCTTCGGCGAACGGCTCTACGCGGAGCTGCGCAAGGTGAAGGCGGCTTTCGACCCGCATAACCGCCTCAACCCGGGGAAAATCTGCCCGCCAGAGGGTGTGGATGCCCCAATGCTGCAGGTGGATGCCGTCAAGCGCGGCACCTACGACAGGCAGATCCCGATCGCGGTGCGCTCCTCCTGGCGCGGCGCGATGGAGTGTAACGGCAACGGCCTGTGCTTTAACTTCGACGTGAAAAGCCCGATGTGCCCGTCGATGAAAATCACCAGCAACCGTATTCATTCGCCGAAAGGGCGGGCGACGCTGGTGCGCGAGTGGCTGCGTCTGCTGGCCGACCGGGGCGTTGATCCGCTCAGGCTGGAGCAGCAGCTGCCGGAAAAACGGGCCAGCCTGCGCGGGCTTATCGAACGCACGCGCAACAGCTGGCATGCCAACAAGGGCGAGTATGATTTCTCCCATGAGGTGAAGGAGGCGATGTCCGGCTGTCTGGCCTGTAAAGCCTGCTCCACCCAGTGCCCGATTAAAATCGACGTGCCGGAGTTTCGCTCGCGCTTCCTGCAGCTCTACCACACGCGCTATCTGCGCCCGGTGCGCGACCATCTGGTAGCGACGGTGGAAAGCTACGCCCCGCTGATGGCGCGCGCGCCTAAAACCTTCAACTTCTTTATCAACCAGCCGCTGGTGCGCAAGCTCTCCGAAAAGCACATCGGCATGGTCGATCTGCCGCTGCTGTCGGTGCCGTCGCTGCAGCGCCAGCTTGTCGGGCACCGCTCGGCGAACATGACCCTGGAGCAGCTTGAAGCGCTCACCCCTGAGCAAAAAGCGAAGGTGGTGCTGGTGGTGCAGGATCCGTTTACCAGCTACTACGATGCGCAGGTGGTGGCGGACTTCATCCGCCTGAGCGAAAAGCTGGGGTATCAGCCGGTGGTGCTGCCGTTCTCGCCCAACGGCAAGGCGCAGCACATCAAGGGCTTCCTGACGCGTTTTGCGAAGACCGCGCAGAAAACCGCGGACTTCCTGAATCGCGTGGCGCAGCTCGGGATACCGATGGTCGGCGTCGATCCGGCGCTGGTGCTGTGCTACCGCGATGAATACAAGCAGACGCTGGGCGACAGGCGCGGCGATTTCCACGTCATGCTGGTGCACGAGTGGCTGCCGACGGCGCTGGAAGATAAGGCTGTTCAGGACGTCAGCGGTGAACCGTGGTATCTGTTTGGACACTGCACGGAAGTCACCGCGCTGCCGGGCGCACCCGCGCAGTGGGCGTCCGTCTTTGCCCGCTTCGGTGCAAAGCTGGAGAGCGTCAGCGTGGGCTGCTGCGGCATGGCCGGTACCTACGGTCACGAAGTGAAAAACCACGCCAGCTCGCTCGGCATCTACGAGCTCTCCTGGCATCAGGCGATGCAGCGTTTGCCGCGAAACCGCTGTCTGGCGACGGGCTACTCCTGCCGCAGCCAGGTGAAACGGGTAGAAGGTAACGGCGTCCGCCACCCGCTGCAGGCTTTACTGGAGATAATTGGATGA
- a CDS encoding YdiH family protein: MDTEITPTQLAIEYLRRDKSNLSPAQYLKKLKQLELEFTDLLALSSNELKEEIYFAWRLGVHVH; the protein is encoded by the coding sequence ATGGATACTGAAATAACCCCAACACAGCTGGCAATTGAATATTTACGTCGCGATAAGAGCAACCTGTCTCCGGCGCAGTACCTGAAAAAGCTGAAACAGCTTGAGCTGGAATTCACAGATTTGCTGGCGCTCTCTTCTAACGAGCTGAAAGAAGAGATCTACTTTGCCTGGCGGTTGGGCGTTCACGTCCATTGA
- a CDS encoding fimbrial biogenesis chaperone: protein MNFISKTLLIAAALTASFSNAFAGVIIGGTRVIFDGGKKEASISINNADSVPYLIQSWVEMPEGNANKAPFIVTPPLYRLEGGQQNIERILLSGSLPQEKESLFWMNIKAIPSASKQANSLQIAVKTRIKLIYRPAGLKASTPEEQANKLTWSRSGNKLMVANPTPYVINFNEISVGNKKLDEVSWVAPGAMAAFTLPAGATGNQIAFKVINDYGSPGILHQARF from the coding sequence ATGAATTTTATTAGCAAGACCCTGCTCATTGCTGCCGCTTTGACGGCATCGTTTTCGAACGCTTTTGCCGGGGTCATTATTGGCGGTACCCGCGTGATTTTTGACGGTGGAAAAAAGGAGGCGTCAATCAGCATTAATAATGCTGATAGCGTGCCTTACTTAATCCAGTCCTGGGTTGAAATGCCAGAGGGTAATGCTAATAAAGCGCCATTTATTGTTACGCCGCCTTTATATCGACTGGAGGGTGGTCAGCAAAATATTGAGCGTATTTTATTGTCGGGTTCGCTGCCTCAGGAAAAAGAAAGTCTCTTCTGGATGAATATTAAGGCGATACCGTCTGCCTCGAAACAGGCAAACTCGCTGCAGATTGCCGTGAAAACGCGCATCAAGCTGATTTATCGCCCGGCAGGTTTGAAAGCGTCAACACCGGAAGAACAGGCGAATAAATTAACCTGGTCGCGCAGCGGAAATAAGCTTATGGTCGCCAACCCCACGCCCTATGTTATCAACTTTAATGAAATAAGCGTCGGTAATAAAAAACTGGATGAGGTTTCGTGGGTGGCGCCGGGTGCAATGGCGGCATTTACCTTACCCGCGGGTGCCACGGGTAACCAGATTGCATTCAAAGTCATTAATGATTACGGCAGCCCCGGAATATTACATCAGGCCCGCTTTTAA
- a CDS encoding helix-turn-helix domain-containing protein has translation MSLPEKSQRGSPYAQELISHLLAECTTQRAARGERFDLQINGQGMCYLILEGTIAIYRRSDDMMLSTARSPAVFGLANLTDIYFNDYIKTVSPCLIGTLTAERVNDIIQEKALWGLLSQQLMFVYSRLYNNVMPQGAPTAYEMIRQQLFTLMEEDEGYRLSVTAERYIREKTQLSRSGVMRILADLKTGGFIEIEEGRLIKINKLPARY, from the coding sequence ATGTCCCTTCCAGAAAAGTCTCAACGGGGTTCTCCCTACGCGCAAGAACTTATTTCACACCTGCTGGCTGAGTGCACAACGCAACGTGCCGCACGCGGCGAGCGGTTTGACCTGCAAATTAACGGTCAGGGTATGTGCTATTTAATTCTTGAGGGGACGATCGCCATCTACAGACGAAGCGATGACATGATGCTGTCTACGGCGCGCAGCCCCGCCGTGTTCGGCCTCGCTAACCTGACCGACATCTATTTCAATGATTATATTAAGACCGTTAGCCCGTGCCTGATAGGGACGCTCACCGCCGAGCGGGTGAATGACATTATCCAGGAGAAGGCGCTGTGGGGGCTGCTTTCTCAACAGCTCATGTTTGTATATAGCCGTCTTTATAACAACGTGATGCCGCAGGGCGCGCCCACGGCCTATGAGATGATTCGCCAGCAGCTATTCACGCTGATGGAAGAAGATGAGGGTTATCGGCTCAGCGTGACGGCGGAAAGGTATATCAGGGAGAAAACCCAGCTCTCCCGCAGCGGCGTGATGCGCATTCTGGCGGATTTAAAAACCGGCGGATTTATCGAAATAGAAGAAGGCAGGCTCATTAAAATCAACAAGCTTCCCGCCCGATACTGA
- a CDS encoding fimbrial protein: protein MRLIYMIFLLWIAAGWSNARAGTCTTITPQESTLSIGTLTVQRDVAVGTVIFSRNATVTSSYLTGCTNPLMLGFSMRYLNATLSAYGNHVYDTNVSGIGVRFSSGNYFENPTNTFSYSAQASYVEWWGGKIELIVTGPVASGALTPGVLGVVMLQGSDGVYRDGLTTTLLGGTINVLACTITTPQLTFPIGDISAAVFGSTVGTTPAGAQNTQNLGLNCDAGANVNVSLSGIQHPDVATTSVLALTGQGSTGTAKGVGVQLLYNGMPLQLNTRLPLKLAAGGQEAFPLTARYYQTQTTVEPGTANASATLNLTYQ, encoded by the coding sequence ATGCGCTTAATTTACATGATATTTCTGCTGTGGATCGCAGCAGGCTGGAGCAATGCCCGGGCAGGAACCTGTACGACAATTACGCCGCAGGAATCCACGCTGTCCATCGGCACCCTGACGGTACAGCGCGATGTCGCGGTGGGCACGGTGATATTTTCGCGCAATGCGACGGTGACGTCGTCGTATTTAACCGGCTGCACCAATCCATTAATGCTGGGATTTAGCATGCGATACCTTAATGCGACGCTGAGCGCGTATGGTAATCATGTCTATGACACCAACGTAAGCGGCATTGGCGTGCGCTTTTCTTCGGGTAATTATTTTGAAAACCCGACCAATACCTTTTCCTATAGTGCGCAGGCCAGCTATGTCGAATGGTGGGGCGGTAAAATCGAACTTATCGTTACCGGACCGGTCGCGTCAGGGGCGCTGACGCCGGGCGTGCTGGGCGTGGTGATGCTGCAGGGCAGTGACGGCGTTTACCGTGATGGCCTGACGACCACCCTGCTGGGTGGAACCATCAACGTCCTGGCCTGCACGATTACAACGCCGCAGCTGACGTTTCCGATAGGGGATATCTCCGCCGCGGTTTTTGGCTCAACGGTAGGCACCACGCCTGCGGGCGCCCAAAATACGCAGAATCTTGGGCTTAACTGCGATGCGGGAGCGAACGTCAACGTATCGCTCAGCGGTATTCAGCATCCTGACGTGGCGACGACGAGCGTGCTGGCGCTAACGGGGCAAGGCAGCACCGGCACGGCGAAAGGCGTTGGCGTTCAGCTGCTCTACAACGGTATGCCTCTTCAGCTCAATACCCGGCTGCCGTTAAAACTCGCGGCTGGTGGCCAGGAAGCGTTCCCCTTAACGGCGCGCTATTACCAGACGCAAACGACCGTAGAGCCCGGCACCGCAAATGCGTCAGCAACCTTAAATTTGACCTACCAGTAA
- a CDS encoding fimbrial protein, producing the protein MKKNIILAMVATGSALMMGNALAAAGTVNFNGNILDSACDVAVASQNQVVVLGDYNKTEFQATGSRTAATKFDIVLKNCPVTVSSAKVRFDGTPDLTNADLLAIDTSVAGAATGVAINLMTADKADLPLHGSNSYSYALSSSADNTLNFYAQYISTAASVTAGPANSVANFSVVYN; encoded by the coding sequence ATGAAAAAGAACATTATTTTAGCGATGGTGGCGACAGGTTCCGCCTTAATGATGGGCAATGCACTTGCTGCTGCAGGAACCGTTAATTTTAACGGTAACATTCTGGATTCCGCCTGCGATGTTGCGGTTGCCTCTCAAAACCAGGTGGTGGTATTAGGTGATTACAATAAAACAGAATTTCAGGCAACAGGCTCCAGAACTGCGGCAACGAAATTCGATATTGTTCTGAAGAACTGCCCGGTCACGGTCTCCAGTGCTAAAGTCCGTTTTGACGGCACGCCTGACCTGACTAACGCCGATCTGCTGGCGATTGATACCTCCGTCGCAGGCGCGGCAACGGGCGTTGCTATCAATTTGATGACCGCCGATAAGGCAGACCTGCCGCTGCACGGCAGTAACAGCTACAGCTATGCGTTAAGCAGCAGCGCCGACAATACGCTCAATTTCTACGCGCAGTATATTTCAACGGCGGCTTCGGTGACTGCCGGTCCTGCAAACTCCGTAGCAAATTTCTCCGTTGTTTATAACTAG
- a CDS encoding helix-turn-helix domain-containing protein, producing MNTRLTTSLNNHNSTVLGLKPLVHIETLINSVLPAAKRTIVSRGETVHYYKDDVRQCFLLLQGSVALHRRGDGIMLNSESAPFILGVSSQFSSEHLYVRALETAEIARVSLETFNQIVSQQELWEHFSKLLIYTASRVYEHCAQISQMSAYDIIRFQLVELMQEPDAIRKNTTAAAWIKSRTYLSRSGIMRILAELRTGKYITMERGVLLEIHHLPRKY from the coding sequence ATGAATACGCGTTTAACCACGTCATTGAATAACCACAACTCGACCGTTCTTGGTTTAAAACCGCTTGTCCATATAGAAACGCTGATTAACTCAGTGCTACCTGCGGCAAAAAGAACGATCGTCAGTCGGGGAGAAACCGTGCATTATTATAAAGACGATGTGCGGCAGTGTTTTTTACTTCTCCAGGGCAGCGTGGCGCTTCACCGTCGCGGCGACGGTATCATGTTGAACTCTGAATCTGCGCCTTTTATTCTTGGCGTTAGCAGTCAATTTTCTTCGGAACATCTCTACGTTCGGGCCTTGGAGACGGCAGAAATTGCCCGCGTGTCGCTGGAGACGTTTAACCAGATTGTTTCACAGCAGGAGTTATGGGAACACTTTTCAAAGCTGCTTATTTATACGGCCTCACGGGTGTATGAGCATTGTGCGCAAATATCCCAAATGTCAGCCTACGACATCATTCGCTTCCAGCTGGTTGAGCTCATGCAGGAGCCCGACGCCATACGGAAAAATACGACGGCGGCCGCCTGGATCAAGAGCCGGACCTATCTTTCGCGCAGTGGAATTATGCGTATTCTGGCAGAACTAAGGACCGGGAAGTACATCACCATGGAGCGTGGTGTGCTGCTGGAGATTCACCATCTGCCGCGAAAATATTGA
- the menI gene encoding 1,4-dihydroxy-2-naphthoyl-CoA hydrolase — protein MIWKRAVTLQALNAMGEGNMVGLLDIQFTRIGDDEIEATMPVDSRTHQPFGLLHGGASVVLAETLGSVAGYLCTEGEQKVVGLEVNANHIRSVRSGRVRGVCRALHAGSRHQVWQIDILDEQDRLCCSSRLTTAVV, from the coding sequence ATGATCTGGAAACGTGCCGTGACGCTGCAGGCGCTGAACGCCATGGGCGAGGGAAATATGGTGGGGCTGCTGGATATTCAGTTCACCCGCATAGGCGACGATGAGATTGAGGCCACCATGCCGGTCGACAGTCGCACCCACCAGCCGTTTGGCTTACTGCACGGCGGCGCGTCCGTCGTGCTGGCCGAAACGCTGGGCTCGGTGGCGGGATATCTCTGCACCGAAGGGGAGCAGAAGGTGGTCGGGCTTGAGGTGAATGCTAACCACATTCGCTCGGTGCGCAGCGGGCGCGTGCGCGGCGTGTGCCGCGCGCTGCACGCCGGGAGCCGCCATCAGGTGTGGCAGATAGATATTCTCGACGAGCAGGATCGCCTGTGCTGCTCGTCGCGGCTGACCACGGCGGTTGTGTAA
- a CDS encoding fimbria/pilus outer membrane usher protein, translating into MQPARLAICIAFALVNAVQTVYARDSFNAELVELDNPGAGKADLSAFESGSQAPGKYHVDIILDDQLIETRDIDFTSVKEGDEGDSLQPCLSIEQLNGWGVKTALFPDLASKGASCVNLRAIPHASTDFQFAAQRLIISIPQAAIDLPARGYVSPALWDEGITAAMLNYSLSGANSRAKQNGSENSDSQYANLRPGLNVGPWRLRNYTTWSRDESGQDKWDTVYTYAQRAIIPLRAQLTLGDSSAPADVFDSMPFRGGQLASDDDMLPDSLKGYAPVVRGIARTNAQVVVRQNGYQIYQTYVAPGAFEIADMYPTGGAGDLDVTVKEADGSEQHFTLPYASLPVLQREGRLKYALTGGQYRSYNGSVEKTPFGQITGIYGLPYGLTLYGGLQESSKYQSIATGLGKNMGELGAISADMTQAWSTPQGGDKSNGQSWRARYSKNVVGTGTHFSIAGYRYSTRGYYGMQEILDSWGDSAALQDRRRNRAELTMSQTLGPSLGSLTLSAAREDYWNSGKTMASYSLGYNNDWHNISYGITWTYSKNGSAGSSDGNKRYDHDQLLAFNVSIPLEKFLPQTWANYGVSTSRNSGTTHNIGLNGVALENHALNWNVQQGYGSDGVGYTGNMNGDYKGTYGEVTAGYSYDKHSERLNYGLQGGILAHQDGMTLSQPLGETNVLIRAPGARGVAIRNQPGVRTDYRGYTAVSTLSVYRKNDVTLDPESLPDDVELDINTRTVTPTRGALVLADYTARVGRRVLFNLMHNGHPVPFGAMASLKGADGGGVIVGDKGQAYLTGLANQGTVFVTWGAESDRQCRAPYALSPESSAGGMTEINVPCV; encoded by the coding sequence ATGCAGCCTGCGCGTCTGGCAATCTGTATCGCCTTTGCGCTGGTTAATGCAGTGCAGACGGTTTACGCCCGGGACTCGTTCAACGCCGAACTGGTTGAACTGGACAACCCGGGCGCGGGGAAGGCTGATTTATCTGCTTTTGAATCAGGTTCGCAGGCACCAGGGAAATACCACGTTGACATCATTCTTGACGACCAGCTCATCGAGACCCGCGATATTGATTTCACCTCGGTAAAAGAAGGGGACGAGGGCGATAGCCTCCAGCCCTGTCTGAGTATTGAACAGCTTAACGGATGGGGCGTCAAAACCGCGCTTTTTCCCGACTTAGCCAGCAAGGGCGCATCCTGCGTCAACCTGAGGGCGATCCCTCACGCCAGCACCGATTTTCAGTTTGCCGCACAGCGGCTGATTATCAGCATTCCCCAGGCCGCGATTGACCTGCCGGCACGCGGGTATGTCTCGCCAGCGCTGTGGGATGAAGGAATTACCGCCGCCATGTTGAATTACAGCCTGAGTGGCGCAAACAGCCGGGCAAAACAAAACGGCAGCGAAAACAGCGACAGTCAGTATGCCAACCTGCGCCCGGGCCTCAACGTTGGCCCCTGGCGACTGCGAAATTACACCACCTGGTCGCGGGATGAGTCCGGTCAGGACAAATGGGATACCGTCTACACCTATGCACAGCGGGCCATCATTCCGCTCAGGGCGCAGCTCACCCTGGGGGATAGCTCCGCGCCAGCCGACGTGTTCGACAGTATGCCGTTTCGCGGCGGACAGCTGGCTTCGGATGACGACATGCTCCCGGATTCGCTGAAAGGCTATGCGCCCGTGGTACGGGGAATCGCGCGTACCAATGCCCAGGTGGTGGTGCGTCAAAACGGCTATCAGATCTATCAGACCTACGTGGCTCCGGGGGCTTTTGAGATCGCCGATATGTACCCCACGGGCGGGGCCGGGGATTTGGACGTCACCGTGAAAGAAGCCGACGGCAGCGAGCAGCATTTCACCCTCCCGTACGCTTCATTACCGGTTTTACAGCGCGAAGGACGGCTCAAGTATGCGCTAACAGGCGGGCAATACCGCTCATATAACGGCAGCGTGGAGAAGACGCCTTTCGGGCAAATCACGGGCATTTATGGTCTGCCCTATGGGCTCACGCTCTATGGCGGGCTGCAGGAGTCGAGTAAATATCAGTCGATCGCCACGGGACTCGGGAAAAATATGGGCGAGTTGGGCGCCATTTCTGCGGACATGACCCAGGCCTGGTCTACTCCGCAGGGCGGCGATAAGTCCAACGGTCAGTCCTGGCGCGCGCGCTACAGCAAAAACGTTGTGGGCACCGGCACCCATTTTTCGATAGCGGGCTACCGCTACTCGACCCGCGGTTACTACGGCATGCAGGAGATCCTCGATTCCTGGGGTGACAGCGCCGCGCTTCAGGATCGCCGCCGCAACCGGGCCGAGCTGACGATGAGCCAGACGCTGGGGCCCAGTCTGGGCTCGCTGACGCTGAGCGCGGCCCGCGAAGACTACTGGAATTCGGGTAAAACGATGGCGTCGTACAGCCTCGGTTACAACAACGACTGGCACAACATCAGCTACGGCATCACTTGGACCTACAGCAAAAACGGCAGTGCGGGCTCAAGTGATGGCAATAAACGCTACGACCACGACCAGCTCCTGGCCTTTAACGTCAGTATTCCTCTTGAGAAGTTTTTGCCGCAAACCTGGGCTAACTATGGCGTGAGCACCAGCAGGAATAGCGGCACCACGCACAATATCGGTCTGAACGGCGTGGCGCTGGAAAACCACGCCCTGAACTGGAACGTGCAGCAGGGATACGGCTCGGACGGCGTTGGCTACACGGGCAATATGAACGGTGATTATAAGGGCACCTACGGTGAAGTCACTGCGGGCTACAGCTATGACAAACACAGCGAGCGCCTTAACTACGGCCTGCAGGGCGGGATCCTGGCCCATCAGGACGGAATGACGCTTTCCCAGCCCCTGGGTGAGACCAATGTTCTGATTCGCGCCCCGGGCGCGCGCGGCGTAGCTATTCGTAATCAACCGGGCGTCAGAACGGATTACCGTGGGTATACGGCGGTCAGTACTCTCTCCGTTTACCGTAAAAACGACGTCACGCTTGACCCGGAAAGCCTGCCGGATGACGTTGAGCTGGATATTAATACCCGAACGGTGACGCCGACGCGTGGCGCGCTCGTTTTGGCCGACTATACGGCGAGGGTGGGGCGACGGGTGTTATTTAACTTAATGCATAACGGCCATCCTGTTCCCTTTGGCGCAATGGCAAGCCTAAAAGGCGCCGACGGCGGCGGCGTTATTGTTGGCGATAAAGGCCAGGCTTACCTCACCGGGCTGGCGAATCAGGGCACCGTCTTCGTCACCTGGGGAGCGGAAAGCGATCGGCAATGCCGCGCGCCTTACGCGCTTTCCCCTGAGTCGTCGGCGGGTGGAATGACCGAAATTAACGTTCCTTGCGTTTAG
- a CDS encoding fimbrial protein — protein MAMNIMRTAAFLAAVISGHVIAADSVNVSVTGNIVASPCVFNGGNSRLDVNLGNIQATNMVTPGSLSDPVAFDLLFTLCPAGTRSVTATFSGTPDPVAGAGYYKNSGTAENVAIAMTAMGSDALLGTGSSLTQNIAADRTATLAMQARVKSVAGGATPGTISAAVVLTLQYN, from the coding sequence ATGGCGATGAATATCATGCGTACGGCAGCGTTCCTCGCGGCGGTAATCAGCGGCCATGTGATTGCCGCGGACAGCGTTAACGTCAGCGTCACCGGCAATATTGTTGCCTCTCCCTGCGTATTTAATGGAGGGAATTCCCGTCTGGACGTTAATCTCGGCAATATTCAGGCGACCAATATGGTTACGCCGGGATCGCTTTCCGATCCGGTGGCCTTTGATTTGTTGTTCACCCTTTGCCCGGCGGGTACCCGCAGCGTAACGGCAACCTTTAGCGGAACGCCCGATCCGGTTGCCGGCGCTGGATATTACAAGAACAGCGGTACGGCAGAAAACGTTGCCATTGCGATGACGGCGATGGGCAGCGATGCGCTTTTGGGGACGGGATCAAGCCTCACCCAAAATATTGCCGCAGACAGAACGGCGACGTTAGCCATGCAGGCGAGGGTTAAATCGGTTGCGGGCGGTGCAACGCCGGGGACGATAAGCGCGGCTGTCGTTCTTACCCTGCAGTATAACTGA